The Lycium barbarum isolate Lr01 chromosome 12, ASM1917538v2, whole genome shotgun sequence genome includes a region encoding these proteins:
- the LOC132622297 gene encoding protein DUF642 L-GALACTONO-1,4-LACTONE-RESPONSIVE GENE 2 has protein sequence MEIAWSSTKCKWVTAFLVLLACSAAGQVEDGPLVNGNFETPPSGGFSSGDGFSDGPAEIPSWKSNGTVELVESGQKQGGMILIVPQGRRAVRLGNDAEISQELKVGKGSIYSITFSAARTCAQLESLNVSVPPASQTIDLQTLYNVQGWDSYAWAFQAEEDDVRVVFTNPGMEDDPTCGPIIDDIAIKKLFAPDKSKDNAVLNGDFEEGPFMFRNASLGVLLPTNLDEETSSLPGWIVESNRAVRYIDTYHFTVPEGKRAIELLSGKEGIISQMVETKPNKPYRLTFLLGHAGDSCKEPLAIMAFAGDQAQNIHYTPHSNSSFQNANLNFTAKADRTRVAFYSIYYNTRSDDMSSLCGPVVDDVRVQLSGSSRVEVLGFGFMFWLVILVLV, from the exons GTCCGTTAGTTAACGGTAATTTCGAGACACCTCCATCAGGCGGTTTCTCATCTGGAGACGGATTTTCCGACGGGCCCGCCGAAATCCCAAGCTGGAAATCAAACGGCACCGTTGAGCTAGTTGAATCAGGGCAAAAACAGGGTGGAATGATCCTCATAGTACCACAAGGTAGACGCGCAGTTAGGCTCGGTAACGACGCTGAGATAAGCCAAGAGCTTAAAGTAGGAAAAGGCTCAATTTACTCAATCACTTTTAGTGCGGCTCGCACGTGCGCTCAGCTAGAGTCACTTAACGTGTCTGTTCCACCTGCATCACAGACCATTGATCTTCAGACACTGTATAATGTACAGGGCTGGGATTCTTACGCGTGGGCCTTTCAGGCTGAGGAAGATGATGTGCGTGTCGTATTTACTAATCCTGGTATGGAGGATGACCCAACTTGTGGGCCTATTATTGATGATATTGCTATCAAGAAGCTTTTTGCACCAGATAAGTCCAAAG ATAATGCAGTACTTAATGGAGACTTTGAAGAAGGTCCATTCATGTTCAGGAATGCTTCCCTCGGCGTTCTGCTTCCGACCAACCTTGACGAGGAAACATCGTCGCTACCTGGTTGGATAGTTGAATCAAATCGAGCTGTTCgatacatagatacatatcacTTCACAGTTCCAGAAGGAAAAAGAGCTATAGAATTGCTTTCAGGAAAAGAAGGCATTATATCCCAGATGGTTGAAACCAAGCCCAACAAGCCATACAGATTGACATTTTTGTTGGGCCATGCAGGAGACTCATGCAAGGAACCACTAGCAATCATGGCCTTTGCTGGTGATCAGGCCCAAAACATCCATTACACTCCCCATTCCAATTCTTCATTTCAGAATGCTAATCTGAACTTCACGGCCAAGGCGGACAGGACACGTGTTGCGTTCTATAGTATCTATTACAATACAAGAAGTGATGATATGAGCTCTCTTTGTGGACCTGTTGTGGATGATGTTAGGGTTCAACTATCAGGGTCTAGCAGAGTCGAGGTTTTGGGGTTTGGGTTTATGTTTTGGTTGGTAATTTTAGTTTTGGTTTAA